A stretch of the Gracilinanus agilis isolate LMUSP501 chromosome 4, AgileGrace, whole genome shotgun sequence genome encodes the following:
- the LOC123244748 gene encoding SLAM family member 7-like: protein MLFSRWKLCLLLLMISSQVYSARHVISAVGDSVSLKNSEPYTELSEVSWFYNETQKILRWTREEETTIFETNMKPRISFDVNNITIHIKHVQKEDSSIYKLQTFSFDASQEHSEHIRLDVYERLTKPKITASPRFDDNGTCLVNLTCSVEQIRENASYSWMSKGQGVYVSTRGPILTFIWKPGDHDLNYTCTAKNPVSNNSSSVLAKELCAGKTSRMTRELLVIILPSIFSLLFALNWTQ from the exons ATGCTCTTTAGCAGGTGGAAGCTGTGTCTGCTTTTGCTCATGATCTCCTCACAAg TTTACTCAGCAAGACATGTAATAAGTGCTGTTGGTGACTCTGTAAGTCTCAAGAACTCTGAACCCTATACTGAGCTTTCAGAAGTTTCATGGTTTTATAACGAGACCCAGAAAATCCTAAGATGGACCAGAGAAGAAGAAACTACAATTTTTGAAACAAACATGAAACCACGAATCTCCTTTGATGTTAATAATATCACCATTCATATCAAACACGTTCAGAAGGAAGATAGTAGCATCTATAAGCTCCAGACTTTCTCATTCGATGCAAGTCAGGAGCACTCAGAGCACATCAGGCTGGATGTATATG AGCGAttgacaaaaccaaaaattacaGCTAGTCCTAGGTTTGATGATAATGGTACCTGTCTTGTCAACTTGACATGTTCTGTGGAACAAATAAGAGAGAATGCATCATACAGCTGGATGTCCAAGGGACAGGGGGTTTATGTATCCACTAGAGGACCTATCCTCACCTTCATTTGGAAACCTGGTGACCATGACCTGAACTACACCTGTACCGCCAAAAACCCTGTCAGCAACAACTCCAGTTCCGTTCTTGCCAAGGAGCTCTGTGCAG gaAAGACATCTAGAATGACCCGAGAGTTGCTAGTAATCATTCTACCTTCCATCTTCAGCCTCTTATTTGCTCTGAATTGGACCCAATAA